In the Dictyostelium discoideum AX4 chromosome 6 chromosome, whole genome shotgun sequence genome, ATTCTACCATATCTGATTTTGAATAATCACAGTAACAAATTGAACATTCAAAATCTTGACTATTACTctcatcaattaatttaaatttatacatTGCAATATCATTAACCTTGTGTGAAAAATGAGAATTACGAATGAATGAACGATTTTGTTCTCTATTACTTGGAAttccaattgattttttttcattccaaCCACTTTGGAATAAAAGTTTCTTTGATAAAGAATTTGGAATATCAAAATGTTTTGAAACTTTCTCAATGGAATTATAACaattttcaatcaatttattttgtgAAACAGTTGATATCTTTTCTAAATCAACGAAAAGGTTTACACATTTGTCCAACACTCCAAAATTTTGGGTTGTATAAAATTCTCTTCTATAATAAGATTCAATATCTAAAATTGCACcaataatatttgttttatcaattttatattgattttctaaaattttaataatatcttcTTTCTTTTGATTACCATTTTTATCCAATCTTCCTAATTGAATTTCTGTATCAAACgtatatgaaaaattattattattattattattatttttattattattattattattattattattattattattattattattattattattattattattattattattatcatcatcatcattttcattattattattattattattattattttcattttcatttaatgttTCAGTGAAATATACCCAAATTCTTGaatctttttctaatttttgaattaaaactttACAACGATATGGATATGATTCACCAACTataactttaaataattcaccCTGACTActttgtaatttattaattactttcttataaaatttagatttattatgTTCACGTTTACTATAGAGTGGGAGATaagaattttcaattgatttcaatttctcttctttttcttttaactGCAATTGTAATTCTTGAGATTCTGTTAATTGGTTTTTATCTTCTGGATCTTCATCTGCCAACTCTGATAAagaaaattcaatcaattgattattatatgTATTAGTTAAACTCTTGATTCTTGTTGAACCATTTGCTTTAACTCTAATATGAGCTCTACTTGATGCttctaatttaaatttactaattaataatcctaaaaattttgaaaatgttgttgttggtggaataattataacaattgtttctttttcattttcattctatttttttttattttttttagatttaaaaagaggaaaaaagagtaaaaaaaataaaaaaaaataaaaaaaaataaaaaaaaataaagaaaataaataatattatttttagtaaaagatattttattttgttttttttttttataatttttttttttttaccttatTGAAAGTGACAGTGAATCTCTTTCTGTTATCTGGATTATCAACCACAAGGAATAGTGAATCTTCAGTGTTTTTATTGTGTgccatttttattaataatgttatgtttttttttaaaaaaaaggaaattaaatttatttacaatacaaaaaaaaagaataaaaatagaaataatacagtgtttgttttgtttttttttttggttatgtttttttttttttttattttgtttttttttttttttttgaaattttttttttatttttttccatttttctGATTTGAGaaattgttttgaaaaaaaattggtgttAAAAAGTTATAAAAAGTTGAgaataaaaaaccaattaaagcTAAAAATTCTCAAAAAATTCCTTTTGATGGTAAtgccaaaataaaaatataaaaataaaaaataaaaaaaataaaataaaaaaataaaaaaaataaaaaaaataaaaataaaaataaaaatttgtttttagattaagatttaaatatgccaaaaaaaaaaaaaaaaaaaaaaaaaaaaataatgttaggaaaaaattattttaaatttgataattaataaattatttattttttattttttattttttgataattaacaaatttgtttttatttttctaatgaatttttcttctttttttttttttgaagttccaaagtttcttttatttatttttattttttttttttattcatttatttgtacacacaataaatttttttttaaaaaaaaaaaaaattcaattttcaaaaaaaaaaaataaaaaaaaaaaataaaaaaaaataaaaaaaaatagatgttcacttttttttaattttttaatttatttttttaaatttttttttttttttttttttttttaatttgatcaataattttttttttttttcacttcaCACATAAATATATCCATATAAATAATGGATTCAGATTATTCCTTTTCATTAACAACATTCAGTCCTTCAGGTAAATTAGTTCAAATTGAACATGCTTTACAAGCAGCTGCCTCTGGTGGTTCAGCTATTGGTATTAAAGGtaactatttaaaattttattatttttttttttttttttttttttttttttttttttttctctcctCACCCtctttaatataaattcaaaatttattaatattttcttttaattattataattaaaattattgattatttgttattattattatttattatttatatatatacatacaaTAATTATTAGCAAAGAATGGTGTAGTATTAATTACAGAGAAGAAATTACATTCATTAGTTGATGTAACATCAGTTCAAAAGATATCAATGATTACAGAGAATATTGGTTTGGTTTATGCAGGTATGGGACCAGACTCTAgagttttaattaaaaaagcaaGAAAAGAATCAGAGAAATACTATAAACAATATAAAGAAAAGATACCAGTACTCCAATTAGTTAGAGAATTAGCATCAATCATGCAAGAATTCACTCAATCTGGTGGTGTTCGTCCATTTGGTGTGTCTTTATTAGTAGCTGGTTTCGATGAAAAAGGTCCACATTTATATCAAGTTGATCCATCTGGTTCTTATTTCGCTTGGAAAGCAACTGCTATTGGGTAACtaataaatagaaataataacaaaaacaataaaaacaataataataataataattatactaatatatttatatatatatatatatatatatattttgttGGATacttaaataattaaaattaaaatagtaaaaatatgGTTAGTTCAAAGACTTTCCTTGAAAAACGTTATAGTGATGATTTAGAGATTGAAGATGCTATTCAAACTGCTCTCATTACAATTAAAGAAGGTTTTGAAACTCAATTAACTGAATTCAATATGGAATTGGCCATTATTGGAAAGAATCAAGAGTTTAAGATTTTAACACCAGCTCAAATCAAagattatcttttaaatttgtaataaactattgaaaaaaaaaaaaaaaaaaaaaaaaaaaaaaaaattcaacacTATAtataaaagtaaataaaaagaaataccTACCAACTTGTTAAATATATctattacatttttattttattttattttattttattttattttattttattttattttattttattttattttattttgttttattttttttgatcaaaaacTTGTTAACTTATTacataaatttattttattattattattattattttttttttttattataaatcttCTTCAGATATTGAAGTTGAAATTCTACATTCATATGGAGAGATACATGTATACATTTTATGAGGCATCATTTGAGAAGATTTATAAGGTCTTGGAGAATAACTTCTTGTAATatattctttaatatttggtTGTATTGATGAAGGTATACCATCACCATTCTCCATTTCATATTCATAATCATCCAATTCattaaagaataaatatgaaattgattcaaattctttatctAATATATCACTATATCCATCtctatataaattaaaaattactctatctaattttgaaaactaaattaaaaaaaaataaaaacaaataaaaaaagttaatattttatttatttatttattttaataataatacatactttagtttttaaagagattaattttgaataactattttcaatatcttgTAAATTCTTAAAGATTGGATCGAAATCTTTAGTTTTAATAGATTCATAATGTGGTATTTGTGATGGCCAAATAGAATTGACAGTATCAAAGAACTTTTCAACCAATTGTTTCAATGGTTGGAAATCAATACCAAGACAATATTCACTTGAGAAATTACTCTTTgctttttcatttgaaaagatTGTTGTAATACTTGTTAAAATTACTGACATTATTCTttatagaaattaaaatagggttaatatgataaaaaaaaaaaaaataaaatgtgttttaatattattattattattattataattattatttttaatacttACTGATGAACTAAATCAGAAGGTGAAACTgattctaaataatttaaagattttatgGCTTGTTTTGTATGatcaaataattgtttttgttttgaaattggtagtggttttgattttatcCAAGTTTTTCTCCAAATTGTATGATTACCAGCCATTCTAAGACTAAGACAACCATCTCTACCAAATCCACTCTTTCTTTCTATACCTTTTGAttcatcaaatttatcaattatttgaattaattcatcatttaatGTTGTTTCAAtaattggtttaattaaatcatcatcatcatcatcatcatcatcatcatcatcatcatcatcatcattatcatcattattattattatcaacaactACAATATCTTcgtcactattattattattattattattattattattattattattattattattattaacttgattttctttttgtttattttgtttttcttgtaataatcttttttcaattgattcaatttcagAGGGTTTTGTAATCCAATCAGTATTTGAATGCCATCTTATGAAATCTTCAAATACAGAACCAGGATTAAagtatttaaatgattgCATATCggataataatgaaactgTTTGCATTTCAATTCTTTTCTCTTGTGATATATTAATATCACTCATTTCATTCAATTGATCTTGTACCATATCATCAGTCATTGGTCCAAATTCTTGAGTCTCTGGTATTATAATCTCTTTATCatgatataataaatattgacCATTTAGTTTCTTtatattaccaccaccactatattttaattcaatttcttctccttcttcttcttctttcttattattattattgttgttgttgttgtcgtcGTCATCTAAACCTTCTAATGGATCTTCAAAATCATCCCAACCATCTTGttctttttcatcatcaattactggaataatatcatcatcatcatcatcccaACCAtcttggttattattattattattttgtgattgttgttgttgtttttgattattattgttttcaaGATTTTCATTCGATTGAAAAATATGATCATATTCTTGTTTTCTCTTTAtacaataatttatcatttgtaacttttgaaatattaaacaattattaacaCTAATATGAGAGGATGAAAATGTTCttggtattaaaatttgatgttCCCAATGCCATTTAATCtcttcaacaaattcattccaaaataataaaataccaACTAAactttgaatatttaaacacattattgaaaatgaaaaaaataatgaatcaattggtgatcttttaattctagaattctttattaaaaaaaaagaataaattaataaatattattatcattattattgtatttaattttatacatactttatttggtaatggtgattgatttaattcttcttcaggaatattattaaaatgataaatatcaGATGGATCTTTAGTTTCAAAGAATAAATCATGTAAAAGCATATCCAATTCCTTTGGAGTTGGTATTAATGGTGAACTTAATGATGATGCTAATGATTTTGTAAATGTACCcatagtttttaaaatactaGTATCttcatattgttgttgttgttgttgttgttggtgttgttggtgttgttgttgatctaaattttgtttataatgttgttgttgataattagtagtagttgttgttgttgtcgtaATTGGTGAAGAcgaatttgatttatataaattataatctgataaaatttgttgaatAGATTGATTAGATGATTTAATAGCTTCGACATAGGATGTGAATACATTGATAacaccaattgataattgaAATAAACTATTATGAGGTTTTCTAAATACAACTTTAATGAACCAACTCTTTGGTgtttgaattgattgaaaatCATTCTCCATATATGAGTACTCTTTATTGGTGGGCACATAACACACCAATgtaattcattaattggaTCCATTGGATATCCCCATTTAAATATATCACCATCactattaccaccactaccatcaccaccaccaccaccaccaccaccaccaccaccaccaccattatttgaatttttaattctttgattttcttcatcatcattttcatcctcatcaccaattgatgaattattattattattaatttgtctattatttttattattattatttttattattattttttaaattactattattactactttGTTTCCATTGCAAATCATCGAAATTACCTTTAATATAAGTATActttgttgaagttgttgataATGCTAAGAATTGATCCCAATTTCTATCATCTAGGTCAACGGAAATCTTTGAATAGAATATACgtaattgtttttcaaatgattccGAAATGTTTTGATTCGAAGTTAACGTTGATAAAACTATTGATTCAGTTGCAAATTTTACAAAGAAATgatcttcattatcaattgatctACTACTGATTGGAGCATACATATAACCTAAGAAATTCTCATATCTCTTTTCATCGAATCCAACAAATGCTGGTAAataacaattacaattatgTAATGCTATTGAAAATGCTGACATAATAGTAGACAAATCCGTAACATTTGGTCCATTATCTCTCATTGctaacattaaaaaatattcttGAATTCCaaaccaatttaaaaaattttcaacttgataaatattattattattattattattacttgtactattgttattattattattattttctttattatcattatttataaatttatattgaaaatcattttttgcATTCATAAATcctatttaaatcaattaattcattagtaataaatataaaagaattaattttatttttttatttttttattttttttttaaaaaaaaaatagttaccattatattttaattttgaaattttagaaatttctTGTTTACTTAATGATAAAGTATTAATTGGTGATATATAAACTAATTGaaaatttgtattattaaattgaaaagaatgatcaaatgatgatttaCGATTTTCACAACTTGATGAAATAACCTCTTCTAATTTTGCAATTAAATTCTCCCATGATGATGCTTGTGTATAATctgtaatttcaaaaaattcatCTGTTCCATCATGTTTatgtttatatttatttatcctaaccattctattattattattattataatattattattattattattattattattatattttttattattattataaataaatggtttttttttttttcttttttttataggtATTTTTCTCTTTGtggattattaaataaatttatataaattttgtgaaaaaaaaaaaaaaaattaaaaatgaaaaaaaaaaaaaaaaaaaaaaaatttattttataatttaaaaaattttgtgtTTATTTAGATTGAAGGTGacttgattatttaataatttaccgAAAATacataatattattactcactttttaaataataacaataaaataaaataaaataatgtaaTGTAAATTTTGAATCAGTCCGAAAAGCAACCCGTCCATTTTTTAAACTCGCTCAAACAATTCAATTTCTAATTTCAGGAAAGACTAGAAACTTTGAATcatcaataataacaattcattcattttcaatttgaatataaatgaattgttattatcatacatcttgtaaaaataaaaaaaaaaaaaaaaaaaaaaatgatgatgtatgattttttttttacaacaaaaatgtaaaatatatatattatattttacaatccttttttattttaaaaagaacaTAACctaactattatttatttatttattttattttattttaatttttttttttttttttttttttttttttaacaatctCAAACGATTAATGATATGATTgggtttagaaaaaaaaaaaaaaaaaaaaaaaaaaattattatttttttctatttttaaaaatatatgtataaaattaatttattcaaaatttttaatgaataCAGTTTGTAAACTATGAACATTTAATAAAGTGATAATatcagattttaattttcctaATCTTTCATTATTAAGTGTTAAAGGTTTACCTCTTTTTAAACCATAATCTTCAGCACCATGTTCAGCATCTAGATATACGGTTCCCCAAAGTTTACTTTTACCTTCtatattgatgatgatataaGTTTCATTTAAGAGTAAGTAAACACCAATTGGATGAATATCGGTgtttaatgattgatttgaatttgaatgaATGAAATAATCCTTTAAACATAATAATTCACCACATAAAAGACAAACAAACTTTACAATACCATTTTTTCCATCACACTTGGAGCATTTCTTCTTACTTGTGCACTCTAAAAAGTATTTATGATAATCATTTGGCAATGGAATTATTGATAACTCTTTCCATGATCTTAAGGGTAAACAAGATTGTTCATCCAATAAAATTGTTGGTtcttcaccattattattctcTTTGGTTACATTGGCAAATGGTAACCAAACTTTGCTAATCATATCATTCAAAACTTGATTATTGAATAATATCGTTTCAAATGATACATTCAATCCGGATGATTcctttaaaaatgttaacaATCGTTTAAAATCCATCTTTCCAATATTACCTGTTTGACAGGAAACATCTAATGATTGATCAATACAACATAATAAAAAGCATACTTTTCTTAAATAAGTTGAACATATACTCTTTACTTgttcatcaatttcatcaaagctatttttactatttaaaaattctaaaattgaatttatatttttaaatttctaaattaattaaataaaaaaaaaaaaaaaaaaaaaaaaaaaaaaaaaaaaaaaaattaataaattattattattatttttttttttttaaaaaataattaaaacttacatatacaaataaaattgattgaataaaAGTaccaatgaaaaataatgaaattaaatataacaatggaggttgttgttgttgttgttttttgttattttttaatgattcattaataaagaaatatctAATGAATAAACCAAACATatctaattttataaatgatgGTGAATGAGATTCCTTTGATTTACtatcaaaaattatattgagtaatgatttcaaatcaatcaatctCTTTTCAATTTCCAATGATGATTGTTCaactgtttttttaattaaattttggaaTGCTGgtctaattaaattaaatgaaactaTATCTATTgcattatttctttttgataattcataAACTGAAATACATGAACAAatctaataattattaaattaatataaatataaatagttaacatatatatataaataataagtACTTACAAAATTCCACATATTTTGAAGTTTATCAAAAACTTAAATCTTGAATTGTAGTAGAATCATAAAcagtttttataaattgatcATATTCTtgagttgttgttgttttatttgtgCCACTGGTAatagatgatgaagaagatgaagataataatgaagaagaagatttattcaattcatttaattcagTAGAAACTTGATCacttgtagtagttgttgttgtagtagtagtagtagtagagTCATTATAAACTTGAGTaaaccaattattaaatgattgctttattgattcaatagtattatcaaaattaactCTTGTTctaattgatgatgaaactTTTTGTTTTGAGTAAGGAACGATTATATTTGATGAACGACGACAAACTGGACAAGAGAAATTCTTTAATCTGTTTTGATTTCTTAAGACTCCACCAGCACTGTTATCATTCAAAGTGTTTAAACAATTGATATGAATTAAATGAGAGCAAAATGTAATGAATGAACCATTTGTATCATTAACATCAACATACAATGGAGCATTTTGATCAATATCTTTGGTTTCTTCCaatgatgaatttttaattaattttgctCTTCTTCTATCTTCATTTGACATTAATGGATCACTGACTAATAATGGACAGTATGGTAATAAAGAGTTCTTTTGTAATGAGGCAACATAACCAAATGGATGTTGTGTCTTTGTTACATCTAATTCATCTCTACAAATTGCACATgaaccaaaatcaatttcttcttcttcttgttgttgttgttcatcagaaatttgaaaattaaatatatcaaCCTCTCCTGTTGTTTGCATTATATCATCAGTtgaattctttattttttttttattatctacaccgtcaaattcattttcatctttttctgATTTTTTATCTTCAATATCATTAGTTTTCATGAATTTCTTTTGTTGTTCTTGCATTAATCtcattaattctttttgtcTTTTCATTGCAATCTCTTTCATTTGTGATGATACAGGTGATGTTGATTCTTTTAATGGATTAGTTGAAGTGGTTATTggagtggtagtggtggtagtagtggtagtagtggtagttggAATAGTTGAAGTAGTTGAAGTAGTTGAAGTAGTTGGAAGGGTTGGAGTGGTTGGGATGGTTGGGATGGTTGGAGTAGTTGAAGTAGTTGAAGTAGTTGAAGTAGTTGGAATGGTTGGAGTAGTTGAAATGGTTGGAGTATTACGAATTCGATTAGCATAAACAGTTTGATCACCTGCAGTATTAAGAATTTCACGTTTATTTctactattatcattattaatatttaaactatGTACAAGGGTCGGATGAGATAAAATTCTAGAAATTGAACCAAAAtgtatttcaaattttggtgttgattgcatttgttttaataaagataataaagtAATTGTTGGAGGTGATAATACAGAAATGAATGAAGTTGTTTGTTTAATTGGTTGAAccatattatttaaaatattatcaagTGTAAATCCAATATCTAAAATATCATGAGCTAAACCTAAAGGTGATCTATAGGTTCTTGGGTTCTCTGAATGTGGGAGTGGATATGGTTTCGTCTCCATCGTGCTTCTATGAAAACCATATTTcttaaatatttgatttttactatttaaataataagtATCAATTGCAAGATATAAAAGATGAAGTGCGGTTGATAATAGAGTTTCCGATGATTTTACAGAACCAGTTAAACTATTATGAATGATTGCAAAAATAATTGTATGAAGTATTTCACATTGAAGTATTCGCTCGATTCCAGTGAAAGCAGGTAGAACTTCCTCCAATGGTACTATTGGTTTTGTATTTTGTTCAATCAAAGATTTCTTTTCACGTTTACATTGAATTACATAATTCTCTTCAGATTTCTGTTGATCAGTCTTTTTATGATATGGATAATAATAGTCCCATTCATTCCAAGATGAAGGTTTCAATTGATAGATACCACTTTCTGTACCCGTTGCATTACTAAACGTTGAAATATCCCTTAGGATAGAATCCAATTCCAATGAGTCTTGAAATTGATTGGAAACTTTTGAATAAATATCACTAAATTTCTGTGGTTTAACTGAAAGAATGTGAATCAACTCCTTTCTTAACAACTGGTTTGATCCCTCTAAATTTGCCAACTTTGTTCTATCAGTGAATAACCAAATTATAGTTTCTAAAAAGTTTTCAGCTATAATAGTATTTGCACGATCAGATTCAGATTTATGTTGATGATTAGGTGTAGAGGAAGTTGATGAAAATGTTGATGAAAATGTTGATTGAACAGCTGAtgtaaatgatgataatggtgatacAGATGGTGATTTATTTGTAACTTCATTAACTATACTAAttccactattattattattattattattattattactattatttttattattattattattattttttgaagttTGATTTTGTTCATCAATAAAAATATGACCATCTAAATAAAACCAAGAACATAATTCACAACGATCTAAAAATTGTGAAAAGAAAATCTTTGGTTCCATTGCCAATGATACATATTGCATCAAATATAAATCCACTGTACTATTTTGATCTTTTACACGGAAATAATTTGCGATTTGATTCTTCATTGGATCACCATTTCTAACCCACATACCAGCCAAAAATTGGAATGACATTGAAAATGCTCTAAATACATGTTCAATAACAGCAGAACAAACACTTTGATAtatggaatttttttttgacaatatttttaaaacttccTCTGGTGttgtattaaatttaattgattgaaaataGACGGCACTTGTAAATGCACGATGTAATGGTATATGAATTGAAACTGGTTGTTTTGAAACTCTATATTCTGGAATAACAGTATCTCTAATACCCATTTTCCATTTTATAATATCTTTATCACCACTATCGCTCTCTTTAAAAGGCAATCTTATAGTATTTTTATAACCACTAACATCACTATTACTAGTAGTATTACCTCCAACTTCATGTACACTTTCATATTTATAATAGTCAATAATATGATTGAATATGAAATCTCTTATGTTAACAATTTGACTTTCCTTTgtgattaatttttcattatctttaaattGATCGAAAATTGCATGCGTTATATACTTTGTAagataaatttcaaaataaaaacaatgaaCCCAAGTTTGATCTTCATA is a window encoding:
- the psmA2 gene encoding 20S proteasome subunit alpha-2, producing MDSDYSFSLTTFSPSGKLVQIEHALQAAASGGSAIGIKAKNGVVLITEKKLHSLVDVTSVQKISMITENIGLVYAGMGPDSRVLIKKARKESEKYYKQYKEKIPVLQLVRELASIMQEFTQSGGVRPFGVSLLVAGFDEKGPHLYQVDPSGSYFAWKATAIGKNMVSSKTFLEKRYSDDLEIEDAIQTALITIKEGFETQLTEFNMELAIIGKNQEFKILTPAQIKDYLLNL